The region GCATCTCCAAGCAACCTCTTTGCCCTTAGATTATCCGGCTGGATTGCAATTGCCTTCTTTGCCTCACTGATTGCCTCATCATATGAGTGCAGCCTGAGATAAACCTCTGCGAGGCTCGTCCGTGCATCTGCTGAATCCGGGACCTCCTTTAACACCTCTGTCAGTTCGTTTTTTGATAGTTGCAAGTCACCTGCAATCATGTGTGCCTGGGCAAGGAAAAATCTGATATCAGAGCGTTCGGGTTCATCTTTCAATATCTTTTGAAATTCCGAAATTGCCTCTGATACCTTTAATTTGGCGAGAAAGATCCTTCCCTTTAAGGAGCGACCATCTATATCGTTTGAATCCTTCTCCAGTATCTTGTCAATATATCTTAATGACTCGTCAATCTTTGACTTAGTGAGATAGAAAGATGCGAGCCTCTTTTTTGCTGTCAGGTCATCCGGATTAATCTCATCCCCCCTCTGATATGCCTTTATAGCGTCATCATCTCTTTTCTGGAAAAGATATAGGTCGCCAAGGCTTATTTGTGGTAATGAATTTTTTGGGTCAACACGCCCTGCCTCGACATATTCGGCTTCTGCCTCTTTATATCTATTCTGGGAGGAGTAGAATCTGCCTAGTGTTATGTGAAGATTGAGATTCTTGGGATCTATCATGATGGCCTCTTTATATTCCTCCTCAGCTGCAGTCATATCTTTATTCAAATAATGCAGAGTCGCGAGGGCTAAGCGTGCCTGTATAGATTTGGTATCAATAGATATAGCTTCCCTGTAAACCTTTTCAGCTTCATTAAGGTTCTTCCGTGCCACATATATACCGCCGAGATTGAGATATGACGTTATACGTTTTGGGTCAAGTTCAATGGCCTTCTTAATCTCGCGTATTGCATCATCATCCTTCTTGAGACCTGCAAAGGCATTTCCCAGGAGCAGGTGTGCATCTACATTATCAGGCTCATTCTTTAAAACAAACTCACTCTTTTCCTTAGCCTTTAAATATTCTCTTGATAGGATCAGTATATTTCCCAGCTGTATCTGTGCATCCATGATACCGGGATTGATTTCAACTGCCTGACTGAACTCTTTATAGGCATTAGCAAGATCCTGCACCCGTCCGGATCGCATAAGAGCAAGGCCGAGGCGGTAATGTCCCTCAGCATCCTTAGGGACGATCCGGATAGCATTCTTATATTCAATAATTGCCTCATTGTATTGTCCTTCATTGTAGTACTTGAGACCCCGGTCCATGTGTTTAGTCTTCTTCTCTTCCGGACTACTGCAGGCAGTAACCGACAATAGAAGAATACAAATAAATATAAAGCGAATCTTACTCATACCCCCTCCTTCATAGCGATCTGTCAAATTATTGGCTTGACTTATCCACATATTAAGTTAAAATAGCGATGTATAGGAAAAAGATTGGACAAAATGGATAATCTGTTTCCTTGTTTCAATGTGTTCCTTTCATGAGGCTTAATCATATGAACAGCGCGTCTGCTATAGTTATACTTGCTTCTGATCAGATTCAATCAAACTATATGAAATCATCAATTCAGGATTTCGGTTATAGTATATTCGCTGCACATAAATACGAAGATGGTATTGATCTGTTAAGCCGGAAAAAGCCTGCTGTCGCAATCCTTGATTCATCTCTTAAGGATATGCACTGGCGTGAGGTTGCACTCAACATCAAAGAGATAAGCAAGGACACTTCCATCCTCCTCGTTACACCATTGATAACCAAGGACGATTCCCTTAACCCTAACATTGACGGTGTGATAAAGAGCCCGGTTGATTACACTGAATTGCGTGATACGATAACACGATATATGAATAAAGGCAACGACTATAATGAATCTGCTTTGATAAATGATATTGGAGTAGAAGCCCCTGGCGTTGATTGTGTCGGAGAGATTCTGCTCGGTCATAGCAGGCGCATAACTGATATAAAAAACATAATACGACGGGTGGCTCAGCCGGACATTACTGTATTGCTGCGGGGAGAAAGCGGGACCGGAAAGGAACTCGCGGCACAGGCACTATACAGGTTTTCTAACAGGAAGAATAGGCCATTTGTCAAGGTCTTGTGTGCGGCAATTCCTGAAGGTCTGTTGGAGAGCGAATTGTTTGGTCATGAGAAGGGCTCTTTTACAGGCGCTCACAGGATGAAGCCTGGTAAGTTTGAGTTTGCGAACAATGGGACTATATTCCTTGACGAGATTGGGGATATCCCTCAATCGCTTCAGGCGAAGCTACTGCAGGTACTGCAGGATGGAGAATTCTCAAGGATTGGAGGAAGGGAGGTTGAGGTTAATGTCCGTGTGATTGCCGCGACAAACAAAAACCTTGAAAGGGCTGTTGTTTCCGGAACTTTCAGGGAAGACCTTTTTTACAGGCTAAATGTTGTAAGCATAACTATGCCATCCCTGCGTGAGAGAAAAGATGACATTCCGGTATTGACTGAATATTTTCTGCGTAAATATTGTAAAATTTATAATAAGGATTATCACCCGCTTTCACAGGAGGCGATTGAAAGATTTGCCTCTTATAGCTGGCCTGGTAATGTGAGAGAACTGGAAAATATTGTTAAGCGAATTATTGTGCTTGGTACTGAGAAGGTTGAGCTTAGCGGTTGTTCAGAGCCAGATTCAGTAGTGGAAAAGACAGACAAGCTGCAGGTCGAGAATAATGAAGATAGGGTTGAGGAAACTCCATATCAGCCTCGTTGTTTGAAAGAGATTTCCAGGGAGGCGGTCAGCATAGCAGAAAAGGAGGCTATCAGTAAAACCCTTGTTTTATGCAAGTGGAACAGAAGGAAGACAGCAGAGATGCTGTCAATAAGTTACAAGACCCTGTTTTATAAAATGAGGCAATATAACCTGCTTGAATAAAAAAGAGAAAAAGTTTTCCTATATTAGTAGTTAGCCTGCCCATGCTATAATGTATGGCCTTATAATGCGGACGGTCATTAGCCGCCAGAGTATAGATAAAAAATAATATCCCCTCTCTTCTCAGAGAGAGGGAAAATCCTGTCCCTGAGACATCTCTCTGGGCTGTTCCTTTGACTTGTTTCAGTACAGGCCTGAGGGTAGTCGAAGGAGTGAGGGTGAGTATTTTGGGGTGAGTTATTAATGGCATTGATATTGCAAACTTTCCCTTATGGTTAGGAGATTGTCAGCTTGGATATTTCATCTTTGAGCATTGGGCTGCATTCCGGGAAAAAAGATAGATTAATGTTTGACATGGTGACACAGACACTTGAGAGGGAGGCTTTTGACTACCTGCTCGACCTTGAGGTTAAGAAGGCCGCCAGATACCTTTATTATTTCTCGCTCATGGTCCTTCAAAAGGACAAGATATTAAGGGGTTTATCACCACCTGAGGAAGAGGCACTTACGAGGAAGCTTGCCGCCATAGTTAAAGAGGAGGTTAGGGCTACCGACATGATAGGAAGGTTTGAGAATGATAAGTTTTTCCTTATCTTAGATCAGGCAGATTTTCAGTCATCTTTCAAGGTCGGTGTGAGGATCAAGGATCGTATTGAGAACTACGCTTTTAAGACAAATGGAAACACTGTTGGCATGACTACGAGTATAGGAATAGCCTGTTTCCCCACGCATGCAAACGATATTGTGACTCTCAGGAGAAAGGTTGACATAGCGTTGAATATGGCAAAAGAAGGCGGCGGAGGGAAGGTATGCCTGCCGGACTCGGATTAGTTCAAACATTTTATGGAAATTCAAGGACAAAAACAGTTACTACTTGAAGATTATATAGAGATTGCGCTCCGCAGGAAGTGGTTTGTTATCATTCCATTTATAGTCTCAATTATAGGCATTATACTTGCCCTTTATATTGTCCCGCGCTCCTATAAATCAACAACCATGATCCTGGTAGAACATCAGAAGGTGCCGGAATCCTATGTTAATCCGACGGTTACTTCAGATATAAATGATAGACTGACTACCATTACCCAGCAGGTCATGAGCAGGACAAGGCTTGAGTCAATTATTAATGAATTTGGACTTTACAATAGAGAAAAGAGTAACATTTCTAATGAAGAGCTTGTAGAAATGATGAGGGGAAGTATTGAGATTGATATAAAAGGAGGAAGCAGAGGTGACAGGACCAGTGCATTTTCAATATCATATATTGGTAGTGACCCTGAAACAGTTATGCATGTTACCAACCGGCTTGCATCCTTGTTTATAGAGGAGAACCTGAAGGTAAGGGAGCAACAGGCAGAAGGTACTACAGAATTCCTTGATTCGCAGATGCAGGGTCTCAAGGCCACCTTAGAGACACAGGAGGCGCAGATAAAGTTATATAAAGAGAAATATATGGGAGAGCTGCCCTCACAGATAGATGCAACTCTAAGGACTCTCGACCGGCTGCAGCTTGAACGTAAGATAGTAAATGATGAATTGAGCTCGGCAAGTGACAGAAAAAATATGCTTGAAAGTCAGCTGTCTGAATCAAATAATAAGGAAAAAACGACTGATAAAACTTCTGACGATCCACAGATAATCAGGCTTGCAGAATTAAAGGAAGAATTGGCGAGACTTTCTATTTCTTATACTGATAAGTATCCGGAGATAGGCAGGCTTAAGAGAGAAATTTCTGAGATTCAATCTCAGATTAAGACAAGAAAAGGCACGGAATCTGAAGCAACTTACATTAACCCCCTTTCAAAACAATTAATGAATGTTAATAAACAGGTGGTAAAATTAAAGGAAGAACAAGAGAAAATAGCAAAGCAAATCTCCGTCCTTCAGGGGCGCGTTGAGCGTATACCTGAAAGGGAGCTGCAGATGACAGCTCTGATGAGGGATTATGAAAATACAAGCAATAATTATCAAAGTTTATTGAATAAAAAACTTGATGCCCAGCTTGCCGAGAACCTTGAAAAAAGACAGAAGGGAGAGCAGTTCAAAATACTTGATCCGGCAAACCTTCCGATTAAGCCATACAAACCTAATCCAAAGAAAATATTCCTTATGGGCATAGCAATTGGAGTTGGCAGCGGGGTTGGTCTTGTAGCCCTTTTAGAAACTATTGATGCCTCCTTCAGAAAACCCGATGATGTCTATGCGGTCATAGGAATTCCGGTGCTGGCATCTATCCCCCGCATTGGTGGAAGGTAAGATACAAGAATAACGCTCGTTATGAAAATGACCTGGCTTAAAAGGAAAAGAATAGACGTAGATAATATGACAGCTGCCGTAAAAGATAACGCAGTTCCTGTAATAATTGAGCTTGACAATAAAAGTATAAACCACAATCTTGTTGATAACAGGCTGGTAACATTAAGAGAACCAACTTCGATTTCAGCAGAGCAATTCCGAATTTTATGTACACGAATATCGCAATTACGGCAGGATTCAAGCTCTTATGCCCTTGCAGTTACCAGTTCCGTTAAAGCAGAAGGTAAGTCCTTTACCTCACTGAACCTGGCAATATCTATTGCCCGTGACTTTGATGATAAGGTCCTCCTGATCGAAGGAGACTTAAAGAATCCAGGGTTATATGATTATCTTAAACATCCGCCGGGGTTTGGCCTGACAGATGTCCTGGAGGGGAAAATAGACCTTGATGCGTGTGCTGTACAGATGTTTGATGGCAAACTTTCGGTTTTATTTGCAGGCAGGACAACAGGAAATCCTTCCAAGCTCCTCTCCTCTTTT is a window of Nitrospirota bacterium DNA encoding:
- a CDS encoding tetratricopeptide repeat protein — encoded protein: MSKIRFIFICILLLSVTACSSPEEKKTKHMDRGLKYYNEGQYNEAIIEYKNAIRIVPKDAEGHYRLGLALMRSGRVQDLANAYKEFSQAVEINPGIMDAQIQLGNILILSREYLKAKEKSEFVLKNEPDNVDAHLLLGNAFAGLKKDDDAIREIKKAIELDPKRITSYLNLGGIYVARKNLNEAEKVYREAISIDTKSIQARLALATLHYLNKDMTAAEEEYKEAIMIDPKNLNLHITLGRFYSSQNRYKEAEAEYVEAGRVDPKNSLPQISLGDLYLFQKRDDDAIKAYQRGDEINPDDLTAKKRLASFYLTKSKIDESLRYIDKILEKDSNDIDGRSLKGRIFLAKLKVSEAISEFQKILKDEPERSDIRFFLAQAHMIAGDLQLSKNELTEVLKEVPDSADARTSLAEVYLRLHSYDEAISEAKKAIAIQPDNLRAKRLLGDAYVGKMDIGSALFQYKELVRLTPDDPFGHFRLGTIYRAQKKNSDAMSEFEKAISLNPELTQPLAHIMGILIEQGSADKAIERANKQLTASQNNPLIYNLIGKAYLVKKDDKKAEEFFNKSIELDKNTLVSYMDLGALYARSKTYDKAIARFEEAIRVNPNYLQPYMLIGILYDSQKNHNKAREYYEKALKIDPKFAPAANNLAWIYSEYGGNIDIALDLAQRAKEKLPEDPGVSDTLGWIYYKKGAYLKAISLLKDSSEKLGDNPTVRYHLGMAYYKNGNKELARRELAKAIDINPKFDEAEEARRAIESLKR
- a CDS encoding sigma-54-dependent Fis family transcriptional regulator — its product is MNSASAIVILASDQIQSNYMKSSIQDFGYSIFAAHKYEDGIDLLSRKKPAVAILDSSLKDMHWREVALNIKEISKDTSILLVTPLITKDDSLNPNIDGVIKSPVDYTELRDTITRYMNKGNDYNESALINDIGVEAPGVDCVGEILLGHSRRITDIKNIIRRVAQPDITVLLRGESGTGKELAAQALYRFSNRKNRPFVKVLCAAIPEGLLESELFGHEKGSFTGAHRMKPGKFEFANNGTIFLDEIGDIPQSLQAKLLQVLQDGEFSRIGGREVEVNVRVIAATNKNLERAVVSGTFREDLFYRLNVVSITMPSLRERKDDIPVLTEYFLRKYCKIYNKDYHPLSQEAIERFASYSWPGNVRELENIVKRIIVLGTEKVELSGCSEPDSVVEKTDKLQVENNEDRVEETPYQPRCLKEISREAVSIAEKEAISKTLVLCKWNRRKTAEMLSISYKTLFYKMRQYNLLE
- a CDS encoding GGDEF domain-containing protein, with amino-acid sequence MDISSLSIGLHSGKKDRLMFDMVTQTLEREAFDYLLDLEVKKAARYLYYFSLMVLQKDKILRGLSPPEEEALTRKLAAIVKEEVRATDMIGRFENDKFFLILDQADFQSSFKVGVRIKDRIENYAFKTNGNTVGMTTSIGIACFPTHANDIVTLRRKVDIALNMAKEGGGGKVCLPDSD
- a CDS encoding CpsD/CapB family tyrosine-protein kinase — its product is MKMTWLKRKRIDVDNMTAAVKDNAVPVIIELDNKSINHNLVDNRLVTLREPTSISAEQFRILCTRISQLRQDSSSYALAVTSSVKAEGKSFTSLNLAISIARDFDDKVLLIEGDLKNPGLYDYLKHPPGFGLTDVLEGKIDLDACAVQMFDGKLSVLFAGRTTGNPSKLLSSFKMQEIITNAREHYKYIIIDTPPIIPMADINIYSTLVDGILLVIQAGKTPRSLVKRAISSLADDKVVGVVLNGVEPIQSKYFYGSGYDSY